A single genomic interval of Candidatus Poribacteria bacterium harbors:
- a CDS encoding DUF2851 family protein: MDDIITIEGALKLFREIDETYKPDLDKIDEAFVQKLWQEQRFFNTNMETIDRRPIRVLKPGVWNHNEGPDFMHAEVEIDGKLQVGDVEIHVQSSEWYAHKHHLNSRYNRVILHAVFFNDDFNLRTRLQNNKRVPTLELLKWVAVDTGDLYDDNQAPETTDGRCRITGKQLNMEVLKNVFESLGRERFLEKAESIRLLRTRLDFEQLLYEGIMEALGYERNSKAFRELAQHVPFTDLDEKSALEIQAILFGVAGLLPSHREKSFPPEVTNDPSVIALEELWCASEYAELPSRMTEARWSFTGRPVNRPTRRIAAMSQLIQACQGSLMMYFLPTCEKAADVDTLKLLRTIEKTLRALLMLEPIGYWETHFDFGTGGARKAILIGKDRAVDIIINKILPAAYVWAVEAESQKLQEAILRLYSTGSKSTGNKIIRKIDKQIFTTDAQQMRHLKPTAKIEQGILRLHKNYCADWLCDLCPILEHDAVLSEEG, from the coding sequence ATGGACGATATAATCACAATTGAGGGTGCCCTTAAACTTTTCAGAGAAATTGACGAAACCTATAAGCCTGACTTGGATAAAATTGACGAGGCGTTTGTTCAGAAATTGTGGCAGGAGCAACGCTTTTTCAATACCAACATGGAGACAATTGATCGACGCCCCATTCGCGTCCTAAAACCCGGTGTTTGGAACCATAACGAAGGTCCCGATTTTATGCACGCTGAGGTTGAGATTGATGGGAAACTTCAAGTTGGTGATGTCGAAATTCACGTCCAATCTTCAGAATGGTACGCGCATAAACACCACCTCAATTCCAGATACAATCGCGTTATTCTGCATGCCGTGTTTTTTAACGATGACTTCAATCTACGGACGCGGCTTCAGAACAATAAACGCGTCCCGACCCTCGAATTGCTGAAATGGGTCGCTGTGGATACAGGGGATCTATACGATGATAATCAAGCCCCAGAAACAACTGACGGACGTTGTAGAATAACGGGGAAACAACTGAACATGGAGGTGTTGAAAAACGTTTTTGAATCTTTGGGACGTGAGCGGTTTTTGGAAAAGGCAGAATCAATACGCCTGTTAAGAACGCGCCTCGATTTCGAGCAACTCCTCTATGAAGGTATCATGGAGGCACTCGGGTATGAACGGAATAGCAAGGCATTTCGCGAGTTGGCGCAGCATGTTCCTTTCACTGATCTTGATGAGAAATCAGCGTTAGAAATTCAGGCGATCCTCTTCGGCGTTGCGGGACTCCTACCCTCACACCGAGAGAAATCGTTTCCACCTGAAGTAACAAACGATCCGAGTGTTATCGCATTAGAAGAATTGTGGTGCGCTTCAGAATATGCTGAACTCCCCTCACGCATGACAGAAGCACGCTGGAGCTTTACAGGAAGGCCTGTTAACCGTCCTACCCGACGGATCGCTGCGATGAGTCAACTCATTCAGGCGTGCCAAGGCAGCCTCATGATGTACTTTCTGCCAACCTGTGAAAAGGCGGCAGATGTAGATACACTAAAACTATTACGAACCATCGAAAAAACACTTCGCGCACTGCTGATGCTCGAACCGATCGGCTACTGGGAAACACATTTCGATTTCGGGACAGGCGGTGCCCGTAAAGCAATTCTGATTGGTAAGGATCGAGCCGTGGACATCATTATCAATAAAATTTTACCGGCTGCCTACGTTTGGGCTGTCGAAGCGGAGAGTCAGAAATTGCAGGAGGCGATTCTGCGACTCTACAGTACGGGTTCCAAGTCAACAGGGAACAAGATTATTCGCAAGATTGACAAACAGATTTTCACGACAGATGCACAGCAGATGCGTCACCTGAAACCGACCGCTAAAATTGAGCAAGGCATTCTCCGTCTCCACAAAAACTATTGTGCGGATTGGCTCTGCGACCTATGCCCTATTTTGGAACATGACGCGGTTCTCTCGGAGGAAGGTTAG
- a CDS encoding methyltransferase domain-containing protein → MDSHVKPLTDESYWTTLWDGQQHKVRHLRWAYVANRQLAKLFDQALSGFKQPRLIELGCADSLWLPYLAQNYESDCYGVDFSELGCQLAQRNLALAGANGTIICEDLFTFAKKQRATFDFVYSMGLIEHFDTPQAILEEMYSLLKPGGTMLTVTPNLRGMYTPIARVASPKLLATHKVILPTDLDAALQDTGFHVTAFGYTGGPLKLSVVDYSPWRAVIGRWGHEVLCKCVNLTDIVVGNLLVGFRVPNQQLTSPYVYALCTKPNSV, encoded by the coding sequence ATGGATTCGCACGTTAAACCCTTGACAGATGAATCCTATTGGACGACGCTTTGGGATGGGCAACAACATAAAGTTCGTCACCTACGCTGGGCTTATGTAGCGAATCGCCAACTCGCCAAGTTGTTCGACCAGGCACTTTCAGGTTTTAAACAACCGAGGTTAATTGAGCTGGGGTGCGCCGATTCGCTGTGGCTCCCCTATCTTGCCCAGAACTATGAAAGCGATTGTTACGGTGTTGATTTTTCGGAGTTAGGGTGCCAACTTGCACAACGGAACCTTGCCCTTGCCGGTGCAAACGGCACAATCATCTGTGAAGATCTGTTCACATTTGCCAAAAAGCAGCGCGCAACGTTTGACTTTGTTTATTCAATGGGGTTGATTGAACATTTCGACACGCCGCAAGCGATCTTGGAGGAGATGTACAGCCTCCTCAAACCGGGTGGAACAATGCTCACGGTAACACCGAATCTGCGCGGTATGTATACACCGATCGCCCGCGTCGCGAGTCCGAAACTCCTCGCGACACACAAGGTAATCCTGCCGACTGACCTCGATGCAGCATTACAAGACACAGGATTTCACGTTACAGCATTTGGATATACAGGCGGTCCCTTGAAATTGAGTGTTGTTGATTATTCGCCGTGGCGGGCAGTTATTGGTAGATGGGGGCATGAAGTACTTTGTAAATGTGTCAATCTGACGGATATTGTCGTTGGTAATCTTTTAGTGGGATTCCGCGTGCCAAACCAGCAGTTGACTTCGCCTTATGTGTATGCACTCTGCACAAAACCAAATAGTGTGTGA